In the Phaseolus vulgaris cultivar G19833 chromosome 7, P. vulgaris v2.0, whole genome shotgun sequence genome, one interval contains:
- the LOC137829329 gene encoding uncharacterized protein has product MDNDNVVPYSPHLLMRYQAHVNKKYCNKSNSTKYLFKYVNKGHDRAIMKIGNGTSNDEEKMNVEEIKNYYDCRYLSPCEAVWRTFGFDIYHRWSTVQRFSFHFPKQQPILFKDDDNLDQLLEKNESMKTMFLAWFEANQKYVDGRNLTYAEFPSKFV; this is encoded by the coding sequence ATGGATAATGACAATGTTGTTCCATACAGTCCCCATCTTCTTATGAGGTATCAAGCACatgtgaataaaaaatattgcaaCAAGTCAAATTCTACCAAATAtcttttcaaatatgttaataaaGGGCATGACAGGGCTATAATGAAAATTGGCAATGGTACTTCCAACGATGAAGAGAAAATGAATGTTGAAGAAATCAAGAATTATTATGATTGTAGATACTTATCTCCGTGTGAAGCTGTTTGGCGAACTTTTGGCTTTGACATATATCATAGATGGTCAACTGTACAAAGGTTCTCATTTCATTTTCCGAAGCAACAACCAATTTTGTTTAAAGATGATGATAATCTTGATCAATTGTTGGAAAAGAATGAATCTATGAAGACCATGTTTCTAGCTTGGTTTGAGGCCAACCAAAAATATGTCGATGGAAGGAATTTGACATATGCTGAATTTCCAAGCAAGTTTGTATGA
- the LOC137829330 gene encoding uncharacterized protein — MANGRSLQEFVCLPQLDLSHSSLFQNRFIMDELNYNNDEMEKEDISLLKCLTEQLNVYEEIISLVESEKNGFFFLYGYGGTGKTFMWRALSAAVRSTGKIVLNVASSGIASLLLPGGKTTHSRFCILILINEESTCNIHQESHRAKLLIETRLIIWDEASMMNQMCFEAFDRTLRDVMGTVNEGNSQKPFGGKVLVLGGDFRKILPVVKKGLRYDVVKSTINSSHLWLSCRVLKLSQNIRLNNAKSDVSANGIKEFAYWILKIGDGQIGLNENGECVVEIPLDILIEPT, encoded by the coding sequence ATGGCAAATGGGCGGTCATTACAAGAATTTGTCTGTTTGCCTCAACTTGATCTTTCTCATTCATCTTTGTTTCAAAATAGGTTTATTATGGATGAACTTAACTACAACAACGATGAAATGGAAAAAGAGGATATCTCATTGTTGAAATGTCTCACTGAGCAATTAAATGTTTATGAAGAGATCATTTCATTAGTTGAGTCTGAAAAGAATGGTTTCTTCTTTCTATATGGTTATGGTGGAACTGGCAAAACTTTCATGTGGAGAGCATTATCTGCTGCAGTTAGATCTACAGGAAAGATTGTTTTGAATGTAGCATCAAGCGGAATTGCTTCTTTACTACTACCTGGAGGGAAGACAACACATTCTAGATTCTGTATTCTTATTCTAATAAATGAAGAATCAACTTGCAATATACATCAAGAAAGTCATCGTGCTAAACTTTTGATTGAAACGAGATTGATTATTTGGGATGAAGCATCGATGATGAATCAAATGTGTTTTGAGGCCTTTGACAGAACTTTGAGAGATGTTATGGGAACAGTTAATGAAGGAAATAGTCAAAAACCTTTTGGTGGGAAGGTTTTGGTTTTGGGAGGTGATTTCAGGAAGATATTGCCAGTTGTAAAAAAAGGGTTAAGATATGATGTTGTGAAGTCAACAATCAACTCTTCTCATTTGTGGCTAAGTTGTCGAGTCTTAAAACTCTCTCAAAACATAAGATTAAACAATGCAAAATCTGATGTAAGCGCAAACGGTATCAAAGAATTTGCTTATTGGATTCTCAAAATTGGAGATGGCCAAATTGGATTGAATGAAAATGGTGAGTGTGTAGTGGAAATCCCACTTGATATATTGATTGAGCCCACATAA